CGGTCGCGCGGCGGGCGGCACGCGAGCCCTCCTTCGGCCGCAGGCGCTCGCCCGCGAAGCCGAGCATCGCGGGCAGCAGCGTCGTCGCGACGCCCATGGCGAGCAGCACGGCGAACGCGGCGCCGAGGCCCATGACGGTGAGGAACGGGATCTGCACCACGAGGAGACCGAGCAGCGCGATGATCACCGTGACGCCCGCGAAGATGACGGCGCTGCCGGCGGTCGCGACCGCGGTCGCCGCCGAGCGCTCCACCGGCATGCCGTTCGCGAGCTGGGTGCGGTTGCCGCATGAGGATGAAGAGGGCGTAGTCGATGCCGACCGCGAGGCCGATCATCACGGCGAGCAGCGGCGACGCGCTCGACACCGTGACGAAGCGGGCCGCCGCGAGCAGGGCCCCCGCCGACGCCGCGACGCCCACGAGCGCGCCGATGAGAGGCAGGCCCGCCGCGAGCAGCGACCCGAAGGTGAGCACGAGCACGAGGCCCGCGAAGAGCACGCCGAACGCCTCCGTGACCGTCACGCCGTAGTGGATGTCCTGGAACACCTGCCCGCCGAACGACACCGTCAGCCCGGCGTCGGTCGCCGCCTGCGCGGACTCCCTGAGCGCGTCGAGCGTGGCTTCCGTCACCTGGTCGCTCTGCCCCGAGAACTGCACGGTCGTGATCGCCACGGCGCCGTCCTCGGAGACCGCGTCGGTCGCGTACTCGGAGAAGGGCGACAGCGCCGTCTCCACGCCCGGGACCTCGCCGGCGGCCGTCGCGGTCGCCTCGATGGCGGCCCGCTCGGCCTCGTCGCCCACCTGGGAACCGGACGGCGCCTCGGTCACGATCTGCGCGCTCGCGCCCGCGGCCTGCGGGAACACGGCGGCGAGCCGGTCGATGGCCTCCTGCGACTCCGTGCCGGGGATGGCGAACGCCTCCTGCGTCTTCCCGCCGAGCGCGAGGCCGCCGCCGAGCAGGATGCCGAGGACGAGGATCCACGCGGCGACGACGCGCCACGGGTGCAGGAACGAGATCCGGCCGAGCCGGTACAGAAGCGTTGCCATGGGCGGGGGCTCTCCTTGCGAGGGGGATTGCGGGGTCAGGCGGTGCGGGTGCCGAGGGGAGCGAGCAGCTCCCCCACGACCACGACGAGAGCGGCCCTGATCTCGTCGTCGGGGAGGGGCTCGTTGGTGGACCAGTCGTCGCTGGCGGCGAGGATGTACGCCGCCCCGCCGAGCGCCACGCCGAAGCGCAGCTGGTCGAGGGTGCTGTCCAGCGCGCCGGCGGTCTCGCCGAGCCGGCGGACGAGGTCGTTGGCCCGCTCGATCACGGCGAGGTGCCCGAGCGAGCGGCCCTGCGTGATGAAGAGCGCGACCTCGTGCCGGTGCAGCAGCAGGAAGTCGATGAAGCGCTCGACGAACGCGCGTCGCGCCCCGGCGTCGCCGCGGATGGAGTCGGCCTGCTCGATGACCTCGGCGAGCGCGTCGATCGTCGGCTCGAGGAGGGCGTCGAGCAGCGCCTCCTTGGAGGCGAAGTGGTAGAGCACGCTCGACTTCGAGTAGCCGGCCTCGTCCGCGATCTGCTGCAGCGAGGTCGCCTGGAACCCGTCCCGGGCGAAGCGGGCCGCCGCGATGGGGCGCAGCTCGGCGCCGGCGGATGCGCGGGGGGTCCTGGTCACGGATGGAGCCTACGCTGACCGAGCGGTCAGTACCTGACTGATCGGTCAGATGCCCGGGGGCTTGACAGGGAGGGGCTCCGCGGTCACCGCGTGAGCACGAACGCGAGCATCGCGAGGCCGACCGTGAGCGGGGCCACCACGAGGCCGAGCAGCACGTAGCGCGACCACCTGATGTGCACCCCCATGCTCACGAGCCGCTCGTGCCAGAGCAGCGTCGCGAGCGACGCCCACGGCGTGATGAGCGGGCCGGCGTTGACGCCCACGAGGATCGCGACGAGCCGCTCCGGGGATCCCGCCACCGGTTCGAGCGCCAGGTACGCCGGGAGGTTGTCGACCGCGTTGGCGCTCAGCGTCGCGACGCCGGCGAGGCGGAACAGCGCCTGGGCGTCCTGTCCCTGGCCCGACACCGCGGCCATGACGGCGGTGAGCCCGAGCGACTGCGCGGCCTCCATGACGACGAACAGGCCCGACGCGAACACCACGAGCTGCCACGGCAGGAGCCCGAGCCGGAGCACGCGCGGGCGCCGGACGGCCGTCAGGACCGCGAGGACCACGGCCGCGGCGAGCGCCGGGATCCACACCTCGACGCCCGAGACGAGCGCCGGCACCAGGAGGCCCACCACCACGGCGCTGCCGACGAGCAGCACGCGGTCCGTGGGCGCGGTGGGCGCCCCGACCTCGTAGCGCGTGAAGAGGTCCTTCCGGTGGATCACGAGGATCGCGAGCATGGGCACCGCGATGGCGACGAGCGCCGGGGCGACCGTGAGCGCCGCGAACCCGGCCGGGCCCAGCCCGCCGAGCTCGTGCTCCGCGAGCAGGTTCGTGAGGTTCGAGACGGGGAGGAGGAGCGACGCCGTGTTCGCGAGCCACACCGTGGTCAGCGCGAACGGGAGCGGCGGCAGACCGCAGTGCCGCGCGAGCACGACGACCACGGGCGTGAGCAGCACCGCCGTGGTGTCGAGCGACAGGAACACGGTGCAGAGGCACGCGAGCAGGACGGTCGCGAGCCAGAGGGCCCAGGTGCGCCCGCGGCCGAGGCCGGCCGCCCGCTCGGCGATCCAGGTGAACAGGCCCGCCTCGCTGGCGAGCTCGGTGACCACCGTGATGGCGACCACGAAGAGGAGGATCGGCCAGACCCGCTCGCACAGCACCCCGAGGTCGTCGAGCGGGAGGGCTCCGGTGGCCACGGCGACGGCGCCGACGACGAGGAGCACCGCCCCGATGAGGGCTGTGCGCACGGGCGCCTCCTGTCTGATCCGCGATCACTGTACTCATCGCCCGCCGGGAGCCCGCGCCGACGACGGATGGCGACGCGGCGGGCCTCCCGGCGGCCGGGCGCGGCGGTCGCGGCCCGCGGATCCCGGTACCGTGGAGGCACACTGGGAGGTGTCATGCGCAAGTACATCCTGAACGGCAGCGTCCTCAGCGCCCTCATCGGCGGCTGGAGCACGCTCCAGACCACCCGACGCGGACCGCGCGACTGGAAGCTCGGCCTCATGTGGCTCAGCTGGGGCATCACGGTGGCCATCGCCGTCGGCACCGTCATCGAGGACTCGCGCGACGGGCGGATCGGCAACTAGCCGTCCCTCCCCTCGCGACGCGCGCATCCCACGGGTGCGCGCGTCCTCTGTGCGTGCCCGCGTCCTCTGCGCGTGCCCGTCAGTCGTGCGTGCGCCACCTCGAGCCGTCGACCTCCAGGTCGATGCGCTCCTCGGCGGGCACGGTCGAGATCGGCCCCGTGAACAGGCCCGCGCGCGTGTCGCCCTGGGCCGTCCCCGAGAACAGGCCCGTCGGCTCGGCCTCCGCGGCGCGTCGTCCCGGCCGGGGCGCGTCGTCGCGCGCATGCGGGTCCACCATCTGCACGCGCGTGCGCGGAAGCGACTGCGGGCTGTGCTCGTGCAGGAACGCCACGAGGCGCTCGCGCACCAGGCAGCGCAGGTCGAAGAGCGTCGGCGCGTCGACGGCCGAGACGAGCACCCGGATCCGGACGTAGCCGCCCACCGCGTCGGTCACCTGCAGCACCGCGACGCGGCCGTCCCAGAGGTCGGTGCCCGCGAGCACGCGGTCGAGCTCCTCGCGCATGCTGGCCGGGGTCGCCCGCCAGTCGAGGTCGAGCTCCACCGCGCCGAGCAGCTCCGACTTGGTGCGGGTCCAGTTCTGGAACGGCGTGGTCGTGAAGTACGTGGACGGCAGCACCATGCGCCGGTCGTCCCAGATGTGCACGACGACGTAGGTGAGGGTGATCTCCTCGACGCGCCCCCACTCCGTCTCGACGATCATGACGTCGTCCACGCGGATCGCGTCGCTGAAGGCGAGCTGCATCCCGGCGAACACGTTGGCGAGCGTCGACTGCGCGGCGAGGCCGGCCACGATCGACACGAGGCCGGCGGAGGCGAGGACGCTCGCGCCGGCGGCCTGCGCGCCCGGGAAGGTCAGGAGCACCGCTCCGATCGCGACCACGACGATCGCGACGACCGTGAGCCGCCGGATGATGAGCACCTGCGTGCGCACCCGGCGCGCGACCCGGTTGTCGGCGACGTCCACCCGGTAGCGGCTGAGCCCCAGGTCCTCGAAGAAGATGGCGAGCGCGCACACCAGCCAGGCGGAGGCGACGATCGTGACGACGTGCAGCAGGTGGTCGATGCCGTCGCGCACCTCCCCCGGCGCCATCGAGGACCGGAGGGCGATCCACACCGCCACCACCACGAGCAGCACGCGGAACGGGCGACGGGCGCGCCGGACGAGGCGCGCCGCCCACTCGCGGCGGCGCGCGACGAGGCGCACGACGAGGGCGACGACGGCGGTGACGACGAGGGCGGCCGCCACGGCGGCGAGCACCGTGACGATCACGGCCACGGCGGGCACGGCGAGCAGGGCGGGCAGGTCCACGGATCCTCCTGGGGGTCGGGCGGACCGCGCTGTCCCGGGCCCCCAGTGTCGCAGGCGCTCCTCCGCGTGCGCCGTCGACGGCCGTCGCGTCGCCGCCGGGAGGGCGCGGGCCGGCGCCCCACCCGCGGGATCCTCGGCGTGTCGCGGGTGAGCCCGGGCGTGTCGCGCACGATGATGGTCCCGATCGTCACCGTCGCGATCGGGGAGGCCGTGGACCATGTTCCGGTGGCGCAGAGGCAAGTCCGTCCCGACCGGGGTCGCGCCCGCCGCGTCCGATCCGGGCCGCCCCGAGGGACGTCCGGCCCCGACCGATGAAGGCCCCGCGCCCGCCCTCGCCGTCTCGCTCGCCACGGGCGAGCTCGCCGCCATCGCCGCGCGCCTGCACGGCGGGCCCGTGCGTCCGGCGCACGTCCCCGCGCACAAGGCCGAGCCGGCGGGCGCCGGCGCT
The nucleotide sequence above comes from Clavibacter sp. B3I6. Encoded proteins:
- a CDS encoding TetR/AcrR family transcriptional regulator; translation: MTRTPRASAGAELRPIAAARFARDGFQATSLQQIADEAGYSKSSVLYHFASKEALLDALLEPTIDALAEVIEQADSIRGDAGARRAFVERFIDFLLLHRHEVALFITQGRSLGHLAVIERANDLVRRLGETAGALDSTLDQLRFGVALGGAAYILAASDDWSTNEPLPDDEIRAALVVVVGELLAPLGTRTA
- a CDS encoding SLC13 family permease gives rise to the protein MRTALIGAVLLVVGAVAVATGALPLDDLGVLCERVWPILLFVVAITVVTELASEAGLFTWIAERAAGLGRGRTWALWLATVLLACLCTVFLSLDTTAVLLTPVVVVLARHCGLPPLPFALTTVWLANTASLLLPVSNLTNLLAEHELGGLGPAGFAALTVAPALVAIAVPMLAILVIHRKDLFTRYEVGAPTAPTDRVLLVGSAVVVGLLVPALVSGVEVWIPALAAAVVLAVLTAVRRPRVLRLGLLPWQLVVFASGLFVVMEAAQSLGLTAVMAAVSGQGQDAQALFRLAGVATLSANAVDNLPAYLALEPVAGSPERLVAILVGVNAGPLITPWASLATLLWHERLVSMGVHIRWSRYVLLGLVVAPLTVGLAMLAFVLTR
- a CDS encoding mechanosensitive ion channel family protein, producing the protein MDLPALLAVPAVAVIVTVLAAVAAALVVTAVVALVVRLVARRREWAARLVRRARRPFRVLLVVVAVWIALRSSMAPGEVRDGIDHLLHVVTIVASAWLVCALAIFFEDLGLSRYRVDVADNRVARRVRTQVLIIRRLTVVAIVVVAIGAVLLTFPGAQAAGASVLASAGLVSIVAGLAAQSTLANVFAGMQLAFSDAIRVDDVMIVETEWGRVEEITLTYVVVHIWDDRRMVLPSTYFTTTPFQNWTRTKSELLGAVELDLDWRATPASMREELDRVLAGTDLWDGRVAVLQVTDAVGGYVRIRVLVSAVDAPTLFDLRCLVRERLVAFLHEHSPQSLPRTRVQMVDPHARDDAPRPGRRAAEAEPTGLFSGTAQGDTRAGLFTGPISTVPAEERIDLEVDGSRWRTHD